In Arachis hypogaea cultivar Tifrunner chromosome 17, arahy.Tifrunner.gnm2.J5K5, whole genome shotgun sequence, a single window of DNA contains:
- the LOC140180998 gene encoding uncharacterized protein isoform X2 — protein sequence MSTWTMGVSSTCSTKLALWYKILELRFLLQKPFSSSNRLPQDPVKFSFCEADENVRVAYSDLITSSKETLDSILELQEV from the exons ATGAGTACATGGACAATGGGAGTCTCTTCAACATGCTCTACAAAGTTG GCCCTCTGGTACAAAATTCTTGAGCTTAGGTTCTTGCTTCAGAAGCCATTTTCAAGTTCAAATAGGTTACCTCAG GATCCAGTCAAGTTTTCATTTTGTGAAGCAGATGAAAATGTTAGAGTAGCATACTCAGATTTGATTACTTCTTCCAAGGAGACTTTAGATTCTATATTGGAACTCCAAGAG GTCTAG
- the LOC140180998 gene encoding uncharacterized protein isoform X1: protein MSTWTMGVSSTCSTKLALWYKILELRFLLQKPFSSSNRLPQDPVKFSFCEADENVRVAYSDLITSSKETLDSILELQENSIIQRQVNQQMAEDNTSDNWCCCH from the exons ATGAGTACATGGACAATGGGAGTCTCTTCAACATGCTCTACAAAGTTG GCCCTCTGGTACAAAATTCTTGAGCTTAGGTTCTTGCTTCAGAAGCCATTTTCAAGTTCAAATAGGTTACCTCAG GATCCAGTCAAGTTTTCATTTTGTGAAGCAGATGAAAATGTTAGAGTAGCATACTCAGATTTGATTACTTCTTCCAAGGAGACTTTAGATTCTATATTGGAACTCCAAGAG AATAGCATCATCCAGAGACAAGTCAATCAACAAATGGCAGAGGATAACACAAGTGACAACTGGTGCTGCTGCCATTAA
- the LOC140180672 gene encoding uncharacterized protein, translated as MDPSETLVENTMITSDQGDRTSRKMDILLSICKVKETAEGTTKPSFVRRKEMVDAMHVGNLNIYLSIVTAGGTEMKVRINSQAVCVPWMHVIRRGRTFRRKKMKVEHQKPSGMLQFLGIPQWKWGGIAMDFVTGLPRTRSGFDAVWLIMDRLTKSAHFLPIRVNYSMEELARLYIKEIVMLHGVPSSIVSDRDPQFTSRFWGAFQRVFGTKLCLSTAYHPQTDGQSERNNQTLEDMLRACVLDQPGSWDPSVLGPDLIAETTENIKKILARILTAQSRQKSYADQRRKLLEFEVGEHVLLRVTPTTGIGRAIKTKKLNPRYTSDVAYVLEPESVELRENLTFQVTPVRIDDTSIKRL; from the exons atggatccATCAGAAACACTAGTAGAAAATACGATGATTACCTCGGACCAAGGGGACAGAACTTCAAGAAAGATGGACATACTCCTCAGTATCTGCAAGGTCAAGGAAACTGCAGAGGGGACAACAAAGCCCAGTTTCGTCAGGCGAAAGGAAATGGTTGATGCTATGCATGTGGGAAACCTGAATATATATCTAAGTATTGTCACCGCAGGAGGAACCGAGATGAAGGTCAGAATCAACAGTCAGGCTGTGTGTGTACCGTGGATGCATGTGATACGCCGAGGTCGAACCTTCCGACGAAAG AAGATGAAGGTAGAGCATCAGAAACCGTCAGGGATGCTACAGTTTCTTGGaattcctcagtggaagtggggaggaatcgcaatggattttgtgaccggTTTACCGAGGACTAGGTCAGGATTTGATGCGGTTTGGCTGATCatggatcgcttaaccaaatctGCTCATTTTCTTCCTATTCGAGTAAACTATTCCATGGAAGAGTTAGCAAGGTTGTACATAAAGGAGATAGTAATGTTGCATGGTGTGCCGTCGAGCATAGTATCGGACCGCGATCCCCAattcacatcaaggttttggggagctttccaaagagTTTTCGGTACGAAACTATGTCTCAGTACCGCATATCATCCGCAAACGGATGGACAGTCGGAAAGGAATAATCAGACGTTAGAAGATATGCTGAGAGCATGTGTTCTGGATCAACCCGGAAGTTGGGAcc CAAGCGTTTTGGGTCCTGATTTGATAGCGGAGACTACTGAAAACATTAAGAAGATTCTTGCAAGGATTCTAACTGCTCAGAGTCGACAGAAGAGTTATGCGGACCAGAGAAGGAAGTTGTTGGAATTTGAAGTGGGAGAACATGTGCTCCTGAGGGTTACACCAACAACTGGGATTGGAAGAGCAATCAAGACCAAGAAGTTGAATCCGAG GTACACGTCGGATGTGGCTTATGTGTTGGAGCCTGAGTCGGTTGAGTTGAGGGAGAACTTAACCTTTCAAGTAACCCCAGTGAGGATCGATGACACTAGCATAAAAAGGCTGTGA
- the LOC112764783 gene encoding probable nucleoredoxin 2: protein MFDSSFHYVMVSSFDVAFVEDRASQAKDKCHLNRSSSIYSLLCTRGLLLPTNSGPFRCHVPFVNLEGTRFYPLLFSSLLSTSVKVSDLEGKVVGLFFGANWYPPCRGFTQMLVGIYEELKSSVPQQFEIVYVSSDEDLDAFNGFYGTMPWLAIPFSDLETKKALNRKYDVEGIPCLIMLQPDGSKDDATIRDGVELIYRYGIQAYPFSKERLEQLHEQEREKRENQTLTNLLANQHRDYVLGQSGLIQVPIASLVGKTVGLYFSAEWCVPCAKFTPKLISIYHKIKQELSEKGSEEDFEIVLVSHDRDKASFDSYYGTMPWLALPFGDPEIKNLARHFDVQGIPCLVIIGPTGKTITGHGRNLINLYQENAYPFTGEKVLQLEKQLTEEAKGLPRLVRHEGHRHELNLVSDGNGGGPFICCVCDEQGSNWAYQCLECGYEVHPRCVTNAPERDNNVVVGR from the exons ATGTTTGATAGTTCTTTTCATTATGTGATGGTGAGTTCCTTCGATGTTGCTTTCGTGGAGGACCGAGCATCCCAGGCGAAGGACAAGTGTCACCTAAACCGTTCATCTAGCATTTACTCTTTGCTTTGTACACGTGGCCTATTATTGCCTACAAACAGTGGGCCATTTCGGTGCCATGTCCCTTTCGTGAATCTGGAAGGGACTCGATTCTATCCGCTTCTCTTCTCTTCCCTTCTTAGTACCTCG GTGAAAGTTTCTGATCTTGAAGGAAAAGTAGTGGGCCTATTTTTCGGTGCCAACTGGTACCCACCATGCCGTGGATTCACCCAAATGCTAGTTGGAATCTACGAGGAGCTGAAAAGCAGTGTCCCTCAACAATTTGAGATTGTGTATGTGTCCTCTGACGAGGATTTGGACGCCTTTAATGGCTTCTATGGAACCATGCCGTGGCTTGCAATTCCATTCTCAGATTTGGAAACGAAGAAAGCCTTGAACAGAAAGTATGACGTGGAAGGCATTCCATGCTTGATTATGTTGCAACCCGATGGAAGCAAAGACGATGCGACAATTCGCGATGGGGTTGAACTTATATATCGCTATGGAATCCAAGCTTATCCTTTTAGTAAGGAGAGGTTGGAGCAGTTGCACGAGCAAGAGAGAGAGAAGCGTGAGAACCAGACTCTCACTAATTTACTTGCTAACCAGCATAGAGACTATGTTTTGGGCCAATCCGGACTCATTCAG GTACCTATTGCATCTTTAGTGGGTAAAACTGTTGGACTCTACTTTTCAGCGGAATGGTGCGTGCCATGCGCGAAGTTCACTCCGAAACTAATTTCCATTTATCACAAGATCAAGCAGGAGCTAAGTGAAAAGGGTTCAGAGGAAGACTTTGAAATAGTGCTGGTTTCCCACGACCGTGACAAAGCATCATTTGACTCTTACTACGGTACCATGCCATGGCTAGCTTTGCCTTTTGGGGACCCAGAGATCAAGAACCTCGCTAGGCACTTCGATGTGCAAGGGATTCCTTGCTTGGTAATCATAGGTCCCACTGGTAAAACCATAACGGGGCACGGGAGGAACTTAATAAACTTGTACCAAGAGAATGCATACCCTTTCACCGGTGAGAAAGTGCTACAGCTGGAGAAACAACTAACTGAAGAGGCGAAGGGGCTTCCGAGATTGGTGCGCCATGAAGGGCATAGACATGAGCTGAATTTGGTGTCTGATGGGAATGGAGGTGGGCCATTCATATGCTGTGTGTGTGATGAACAAGGATCTAATTGGGCCTACCAGTGTCTCGAATGTGGCTATGAAGTGCATCCAAGGTGCGTTACTAATGCTCCAGAACGTGACAATAATGTCGTCGTGGGAAGATGA
- the LOC112763618 gene encoding phosphomevalonate kinase, peroxisomal-like isoform X2 has translation MLGIRYHMRLMGEAAGVPIEPESQTKLLDATLNLEGVLLAGVLGAGGFDAVFAITLGDSSSNVTKTRSSLNVLALLVKEDPCGVSLESADPRTNEITSAVSSIHIE, from the exons ATGCTTGGGATTAGATATCATATGCGCCTAATGGGTGAGGCTGCAGGTGTTCCT ATTGAACCAGAATCACAAACAAAACTTTTAGATGCTACACTAAACTTGGAAGGAGTGTTGTTGGCTGGAGTTCTAGGAGCAGGAGGATTTGATGCTGTCTTTGCTATTACTTTGGGAGATTCAAGCAGCAATGTGACAAAAACAAGGAGCTCACTCAATGTTCTTGCCCTTCTGGTTAAAGAAGATCCTTGTGGCGTTTCTTTAGAAAGTGCTGACCCTAGAACAAATGAAATCACTTCAGCTGTATCTTCAATTCATATTGaataa
- the LOC112763618 gene encoding phosphomevalonate kinase, peroxisomal-like isoform X1 translates to MLKMQFSQWIEQASEPNKEAVIKALLGAKEVMLGIRYHMRLMGEAAGVPIEPESQTKLLDATLNLEGVLLAGVLGAGGFDAVFAITLGDSSSNVTKTRSSLNVLALLVKEDPCGVSLESADPRTNEITSAVSSIHIE, encoded by the exons ATGTTGAAAATGCAATTCTCACAGTGGATAGAGCAAGCTTCTGAACCCAACAAGGAAGCAGTTATTAAAGCATTGCTAGGTGCAAAAGAAGTTATGCTTGGGATTAGATATCATATGCGCCTAATGGGTGAGGCTGCAGGTGTTCCT ATTGAACCAGAATCACAAACAAAACTTTTAGATGCTACACTAAACTTGGAAGGAGTGTTGTTGGCTGGAGTTCTAGGAGCAGGAGGATTTGATGCTGTCTTTGCTATTACTTTGGGAGATTCAAGCAGCAATGTGACAAAAACAAGGAGCTCACTCAATGTTCTTGCCCTTCTGGTTAAAGAAGATCCTTGTGGCGTTTCTTTAGAAAGTGCTGACCCTAGAACAAATGAAATCACTTCAGCTGTATCTTCAATTCATATTGaataa